The Macaca fascicularis isolate 582-1 chromosome 1, T2T-MFA8v1.1 genome includes a window with the following:
- the CYP4X1 gene encoding cytochrome P450 4X1 isoform X1 produces MEFSWLETRWARPFYLAFVFCLALGLLQTIKLYLRRQRLLRDLRAFPTPPTHWFLGHQKFIQDDNMEKLEEIIEKYPRAFPFWIGPFQAFFYIYDPDYAKTFLSRTDPKSQYLQKFLPPLIGKGLLALDGPKWFQHRRLLTPGFHFNILKAYIEVMAHSVKTMLDKWEKICSTQNTSVEVYEHINLMSLDIIMKCAFSKETNCQTNSTHDPYVKAIFELGKIIFHRLYSFLYHSDIIFKLSPQGYRFQKLSRVLNQYTDAIIQERKKSLQAGEKQDNTQKRKYQDFLDIVLSAKDENGSSFSDTDVHSEVSMFLLGGHDSLAASISWILYCLALNPEHQERCREEVRGILGDGCSITWDQLGEMSYTTMCIKETCRLIPVVPSISRDLSKPLTFPDGCTLPAGITVVLSIWGLHHNPAVWKNPKVFDPLRFCQENCDQIHPYAYLPFSAGSRNCIGQQFAMIQLKVAIALILLHFRVTPDPTRPPTFSNHFILKPKNGMYLHLKKLSEC; encoded by the exons ATGGAATTCTCCTGGCTGGAGACGCGCTGGGCGCGGCCCTTTTACCTGGCGTTCGTGTTCTGCCTGGCCCTGGGGCTGCTGCAGACCATTAAGCTCTACCtgcggaggcagaggctgctgcgGGACCTGCGCGCCTTCCCAACGCCCCCCACCCACTGGTTCCTTGGGCACCAGAAG TTTATTCAGGATGATAACATGGAGAAGCTTGaggaaattattgaaaaataccCTCGTGCCTTCCCTTTCTGGATTGGGCCCTTTCAGGCATTTTTCTATATCTATGACCCAGACTATGCAAAGACATTTCTGAGCAGAACAG ATCCCAAGTCCCAGTACCTGCAGAAATTCTTACCTCCACTTATTG GGAAAGGACTGCTGGCTCTAGATGGACCCAAGTGGTTCCAGCATCGTCGCCTGCTAACTCCTGGATTCCATTTTAACATCCTGAAAGCATACATCGAGGTGATGGCTCATTCTGTGAAAACGATGCTG GATAAGTGGGAGAAGATTTGCAGCACTCAGAACACAAGCGTGGAGGTCTATGAGCACATCAACTTGATGTCTCTGGATATAATCATGAAATGCGCTTTCAGCAAGGAGACCAACTGCCAGACAAACAG CACCCATGATCCTTATGTAAAAGCCATATTTGAACTCGGCAAAATCATATTTCACCGCTTGTACAGTTTCTTGTATCACAGTGACATAATTTTCAAACTCAGCCCTCAGGGCTACCGCTTCCAGAAGTTAAGCCGAGTGTTGAATCAGTACACAG ATGCGATaatccaggaaagaaaaaaatccctccaGGCTGGGGAAAAGCAGGATAACACTCAGAAGAGGAAGTACCAGGATTTTCTGGATATTGTCCTTTCTGCCAAG GATGAAAATGGTAGCAGCTTCTCAGATACTGATGTACACTCCGAAGTGAGCATGTTCTTGTTGGGAGGACATGACTCCTTGGCAGCAAGCATCTCCTGGATCCTTTACTGCCTGGCTCTGAACCCTGAGCATCAAGAGAGATGCCGGGAGGAGGTCAGGGGCATCCTGGGGGATGGGTGTTCTATAACCTG GGACCAGCTGGGTGAGATGTCGTACACCACAATGTGCATCAAGGAGACGTGCCGATTGATTCCTGTCGTCCCATCCATTTCCAGAGATCTCAGCAAGCCACTTACTTTCCCAGATGGATGCACATTGCCTGCAG GGATCACCGTGGTTCTTAGTATTTGGGGTCTTCACCACAACCCTGCTGTCTGGAAAAACCCAAAG GTCTTTGACCCCTTGAGGTTCTGTCAGGAGAATTGTGATCAGATACACCCCTATGCCTACTTACCATTCTCAGCTGGATCAAG GAACTGCATCGGGCAGCAGTTTGCCATGATTCAGTTAAAGGTGGCCATTGCTTTGATTCTGCTCCACTTTAGAGTGACTCCAGACCCCACCAGGCCTCCTACTTTCTCCAACCACTTTATCCTCAAGCCCAAGAATGGGATGTATTTGCACCTGAAGAAACTCTCTGAATGTTAG
- the CYP4X1 gene encoding cytochrome P450 4X1 isoform X2 — MEFSWLETRWARPFYLAFVFCLALGLLQTIKLYLRRQRLLRDLRAFPTPPTHWFLGHQKFIQDDNMEKLEEIIEKYPRAFPFWIGPFQAFFYIYDPDYAKTFLSRTGKGLLALDGPKWFQHRRLLTPGFHFNILKAYIEVMAHSVKTMLDKWEKICSTQNTSVEVYEHINLMSLDIIMKCAFSKETNCQTNSTHDPYVKAIFELGKIIFHRLYSFLYHSDIIFKLSPQGYRFQKLSRVLNQYTDAIIQERKKSLQAGEKQDNTQKRKYQDFLDIVLSAKDENGSSFSDTDVHSEVSMFLLGGHDSLAASISWILYCLALNPEHQERCREEVRGILGDGCSITWDQLGEMSYTTMCIKETCRLIPVVPSISRDLSKPLTFPDGCTLPAGITVVLSIWGLHHNPAVWKNPKVFDPLRFCQENCDQIHPYAYLPFSAGSRNCIGQQFAMIQLKVAIALILLHFRVTPDPTRPPTFSNHFILKPKNGMYLHLKKLSEC, encoded by the exons ATGGAATTCTCCTGGCTGGAGACGCGCTGGGCGCGGCCCTTTTACCTGGCGTTCGTGTTCTGCCTGGCCCTGGGGCTGCTGCAGACCATTAAGCTCTACCtgcggaggcagaggctgctgcgGGACCTGCGCGCCTTCCCAACGCCCCCCACCCACTGGTTCCTTGGGCACCAGAAG TTTATTCAGGATGATAACATGGAGAAGCTTGaggaaattattgaaaaataccCTCGTGCCTTCCCTTTCTGGATTGGGCCCTTTCAGGCATTTTTCTATATCTATGACCCAGACTATGCAAAGACATTTCTGAGCAGAACAG GGAAAGGACTGCTGGCTCTAGATGGACCCAAGTGGTTCCAGCATCGTCGCCTGCTAACTCCTGGATTCCATTTTAACATCCTGAAAGCATACATCGAGGTGATGGCTCATTCTGTGAAAACGATGCTG GATAAGTGGGAGAAGATTTGCAGCACTCAGAACACAAGCGTGGAGGTCTATGAGCACATCAACTTGATGTCTCTGGATATAATCATGAAATGCGCTTTCAGCAAGGAGACCAACTGCCAGACAAACAG CACCCATGATCCTTATGTAAAAGCCATATTTGAACTCGGCAAAATCATATTTCACCGCTTGTACAGTTTCTTGTATCACAGTGACATAATTTTCAAACTCAGCCCTCAGGGCTACCGCTTCCAGAAGTTAAGCCGAGTGTTGAATCAGTACACAG ATGCGATaatccaggaaagaaaaaaatccctccaGGCTGGGGAAAAGCAGGATAACACTCAGAAGAGGAAGTACCAGGATTTTCTGGATATTGTCCTTTCTGCCAAG GATGAAAATGGTAGCAGCTTCTCAGATACTGATGTACACTCCGAAGTGAGCATGTTCTTGTTGGGAGGACATGACTCCTTGGCAGCAAGCATCTCCTGGATCCTTTACTGCCTGGCTCTGAACCCTGAGCATCAAGAGAGATGCCGGGAGGAGGTCAGGGGCATCCTGGGGGATGGGTGTTCTATAACCTG GGACCAGCTGGGTGAGATGTCGTACACCACAATGTGCATCAAGGAGACGTGCCGATTGATTCCTGTCGTCCCATCCATTTCCAGAGATCTCAGCAAGCCACTTACTTTCCCAGATGGATGCACATTGCCTGCAG GGATCACCGTGGTTCTTAGTATTTGGGGTCTTCACCACAACCCTGCTGTCTGGAAAAACCCAAAG GTCTTTGACCCCTTGAGGTTCTGTCAGGAGAATTGTGATCAGATACACCCCTATGCCTACTTACCATTCTCAGCTGGATCAAG GAACTGCATCGGGCAGCAGTTTGCCATGATTCAGTTAAAGGTGGCCATTGCTTTGATTCTGCTCCACTTTAGAGTGACTCCAGACCCCACCAGGCCTCCTACTTTCTCCAACCACTTTATCCTCAAGCCCAAGAATGGGATGTATTTGCACCTGAAGAAACTCTCTGAATGTTAG